The following coding sequences are from one Triticum aestivum cultivar Chinese Spring chromosome 5A, IWGSC CS RefSeq v2.1, whole genome shotgun sequence window:
- the LOC123102892 gene encoding uncharacterized protein codes for MAVDVWLVAACVRRRVFCCSRKIFTRSVAEHPTLDTTRLSGHRSWQSRPRADRPLSVILSSAAAARSQPPSMATAEEGEGGEPPGLGRGRCPRFRRSEATRGMAGGGGVGGKEDGGTEPLLLSVLALPATALPAVVSRLEAAVPRKARSYLPRNVPSAWWSLRIPFIQPLPPAGDPANEEEGRRFPRTQRVQVAPSLDPGTADKPPKRLKRCLHCKAVETPQRRSGPMGRGTLCNACGVWYSKNGTLPEHRPVASPIVDSPLESPIWEPEVPGAIYLVRKSATERMPPRTEAAPAPRPGTSCLHCGSSDPPLWIEGLMGRREVCTACGMRYKKGRLLPECRPAECSVTDSQQESPVINSPPESPIWEPEAPPSVHLPRKPSKKKKRRRSRSEAPSAPWPANKGKRCQHCGSSETPQWREGPKGRATLCNACGVRYRQGRLLPEYRPVASPTFVPTKHANTHRKVLQLHRTRQSNDEHPSPLPADSVTNLPPIRNELPTTSTAGLASEDPTDAPGYTDNPINVPSSLDSLLLDGPSAPLIVESEDFAIS; via the exons ATGGCGGTGGATGTATGGTTGGTTGCGGCGTGCGTGCGCAGGCGCGTCTTTTGCTGCAGTCGGAAAATATTCACTCGTAGCGTGGCCGAGCATCCGACTCTAGACACTACTAGGTTGTCCGGTCACAGAAGCTGGCAGTCACGCCCCCGGGCAGATCGTCCTTTGTCTGTCATCCTGTCATCTGCTGCCGCCGCACGGTCGCAGCCGCCGTCCATGGCGACGGCGGAGGAAGGCGAGGGAGGAGAG CCACCAGGATTAGGGAGGGGGAGGTGTCCAAGATTCCGGCGATCTGAGGCGACCCGCGGCATGGCCGGAGGCGGCGGCGTTGGGGGGAAGGAGGATGGCGGCACGGAGCCCCTACTCCTGTCCGTCCTCGCTCTCCCCGCAACGGCGCTCCCCGCCGTCGTCTCCCGCCTGGAGGCCGCCGTCCCGCGGAAGGCGCGCAGCTACCTCCCCCGCAACGTCCCGTCGGCCTGGTGGTCACTCAGGATCCCCTTCATCCAGCCGCTGCCGCCGGCTGGGGACCCGGCAAAcgaagaggaggggagaaggtTCCCCCGCACCCAGCGCGTGCAGGTGGCTCCGTCTCTCGATCCAGGCACGGCCGATAAGCCGCCCAAGAGATTGAAGAGGTGCCTGCACTGCAAGGCGGTGGAGACGCCGCAGCGGAGGTCAGGGCCGATGGGGCGGGGTACCCTCTGCAACGCCTGCGGAGTCTGGTACAGTAAGAACGGGACACTGCCGGAGCACCGTCCGGTGGCAAGCCCAATCGTCGATTCGCCGCTGGAGAGCCCGATCTGGGAGCCCGAGGTGCCTGGGGCCATCTACCTGGTCAGAAAGTCGGCCACGGAGAGGATGCCTCCCAGGACAGAAGCTGCGCCAGCGCCACGGCCGGGGACGAGCTGCTTGCACTGCGGGTCCTCGGATCCACCTTTGTGGATAGAAGGATTGATGGGGCGGAGGGAGGTCTGCACCGCCTGCGGCATGCGGTACAAGAAGGGGAGGTTGCTGCCGGAGTGCCGTCCAGCAGAGTGCTCAGTGACGGATTCCCAGCAGGAGAGCCCAGTCATCAACTCCCCGCCAGAGAGTCCCATCTGGGAGCCTGAGGCGCCTCCGTCCGTGCACCTGCCAAGAAAgccttcaaagaagaagaagaggaggcggTCTAGAAGCGAAGCCCCttcggcgccatggccggcgaatAAGGGGAAGAGGTGCCAGCACTGTGGGTCGTCAGAGACGCCACAGTGGAGGGAGGGGCCAAAGGGGCGAGCCACGCTGTGCAACGCGTGCGGCGTGCGGTACAGGCAGGGAAGGCTACTGCCGGAGTACCGGCCCGTGGCGAGCCCTACATTTGTGCCAACAAAGCATGCCAATACCCACCGCAAGGTGCTCCAGTTGCATCGAACCAGGCAAAGCAACGACGAGCATCCATCACCGTTGCCTGCCGACAGCGTCACCAACCTGCCCCCAATCCGCAACGAGCTCCCGACCACCAGCACGGCAGGTCTCGCCAGTGAGGACCCGACCGATGCACCGGGCTACACCGACAACCCAATCAATGTGCCGAGCTCACTGGACTCGCTGCTGCTCGACGGGCCGTCGGCGCCGCTCATCGTAGAGAGTGAAGATTTTGCGATTAGCTAG